A single Rhopalosiphum padi isolate XX-2018 chromosome 4, ASM2088224v1, whole genome shotgun sequence DNA region contains:
- the LOC132929009 gene encoding uncharacterized protein LOC132929009 codes for MSFENLAKDQSFVSGLELLNNIDDKKFVRLIDRMIRDFEPNRLSSFSEHELASMEKSLKLNSSQCQCLLNCLSQLLKEVISDVTKPLVLRNVMSKLFLLNEKKVELFCECWSTNAEQVVSRLQQNLTHSYRLKDVNWALNISSNVGIELSDPEPRCLIELKVEDSQYHNEPKIKEINLDLDEKELKNLYDTLEAIQVKLDSLSQ; via the exons ATGTCATTTGAAAATCTGGCCAAAGATCAATC ttttgtttcGGGATTAGAGTTATTGAACAATATCGATGACAAGAAGTTTGTTCGTTTGATTGATAGGATGATACGAGATTTTGAACCCAATCGATTATCTTCATTTTCTGAACACGAACTAGCATCTatggaaaaatcattaaagttGAATAGTAGTCAGTGTCAGTGTTTACTGAATTGCTTAAGTCAATTACTGAAAgaa gttatAAGTGATGTGACAAAACCTTTGGTACTAAGAAATGTGAtgtctaaattatttttgttgaatgAGAAAAAAGTTGAATTATTTTGTGAATGTTGGTCTACAAATGCTGAACAAGTTGTGTCTAGGCTTCAACAAAACTTAACTCATTCATACagg ttaaaggATGTAAATTGGGCTTTGAATATTTCATCAAATGTTGGAATTGAATTATCTGATCCGGAACCTAGATGTTTAATAGAATTAAAAGTTGAAGACAGCCAATATCACAATGAACCCAAAATCAAAGAAATTAATTTGGATTTAGATGAAAAAGAGTTGAAGAATCTCTACGATACATTAGAAGCAATTCAAGTAAAACTAGATTCACTTTCACAATAA